One window of Deinococcus metalli genomic DNA carries:
- a CDS encoding FUSC family protein has protein sequence MEEPRPPRSVLATLRRWARPFVTLGPARRDHLPAGRIALGVGLPLGTLLALGHLDLVVYAAFAAFTGIYARHEPLGTRLRHQLVSAALLLACLSAGWALAHAGTGPWGIALAGALVAGVGAVLAAALGLRPAGSLFFVFAVTTAAGAAPPPPFAPALGVAAASALLSVGLGVLGARYSQRVRPDDLSDPPAHRLSEEDLAWHGLRHLSAAGLGGLAGALLGLGHTPWAMVAAVAPISAQDQRGRVVRALERMVGTLLGVVVAAPLLALELPAGVRVAAVVLLQFLAELYATRNYSLTLLFVTPLALLLTTLGHPAPAGPLLLARAAETVLGALIGLGVVLLVRSAAEKRAAA, from the coding sequence GTGGAGGAGCCGCGCCCACCCCGAAGCGTGCTGGCAACGCTGCGCCGCTGGGCGCGGCCCTTCGTCACGCTCGGTCCGGCGCGGCGGGATCACCTGCCGGCGGGCCGGATCGCGCTGGGGGTGGGGCTGCCGCTGGGCACGCTGCTGGCGCTGGGGCACCTGGATCTGGTCGTGTACGCGGCCTTCGCGGCGTTCACCGGTATCTACGCCAGGCACGAGCCGCTGGGCACGCGGCTGCGCCACCAGCTGGTCAGCGCGGCGCTGCTGCTGGCGTGCCTCAGTGCCGGGTGGGCGCTGGCGCACGCGGGCACCGGGCCGTGGGGCATCGCCCTGGCGGGCGCGCTGGTGGCCGGGGTGGGCGCGGTGCTGGCGGCGGCGCTGGGGCTGCGGCCGGCCGGATCGCTGTTCTTCGTGTTCGCGGTGACCACTGCGGCGGGCGCGGCGCCGCCCCCGCCGTTCGCGCCGGCGCTGGGCGTCGCGGCCGCGAGTGCGCTGCTGTCGGTGGGTCTGGGTGTGCTGGGCGCGCGCTACTCGCAGCGGGTGCGTCCGGACGACCTGAGTGACCCACCCGCCCACCGCCTGAGCGAGGAGGATCTGGCGTGGCACGGTCTGCGGCACCTGAGTGCGGCCGGGCTGGGCGGCTTGGCCGGCGCGCTGCTGGGCCTGGGGCACACCCCGTGGGCGATGGTGGCGGCCGTCGCGCCGATCTCCGCGCAGGACCAGCGGGGCCGGGTCGTGCGGGCGCTGGAGCGCATGGTGGGCACGCTGCTGGGTGTGGTGGTGGCCGCGCCGCTGCTCGCGCTGGAGCTGCCGGCCGGCGTACGGGTGGCGGCGGTCGTGCTGCTGCAGTTCCTGGCGGAGCTGTACGCCACGCGCAACTACAGCCTGACGCTGCTGTTCGTCACGCCGCTGGCGCTGCTGCTGACCACGCTGGGGCACCCCGCCCCGGCCGGGCCGCTGCTGCTGGCCCG